The following is a genomic window from Gadus morhua chromosome 23, gadMor3.0, whole genome shotgun sequence.
AAATTATATAATAAcctaataatataaaaaagggaaaatgtTGGCTTTGTCTAAAAAATGTAACAGGCTTACTGACGTTCGGAATATTAAATTCAGCAACAATTATCCATCAATCTGAGACATTTATTTCAAACACCTTAAATTGTTGatctaaaaaaaatgaataattttTGTGATGTCAATCGATGTTTGTGCGGTGTTTTTCCGGAACAAGGCCCCTATAGAAGGCCCCGTGGCTGGCTCGATGCTGGTTGGACTGCGATCGGCGATCCATTACGTTAGGCCTATATGTAAGGCTGATGGACAGGGAGGCGACGCGCTTGGTGAAGCCGCTCTGTGAGTCGTGGGAGCTAACAGTGCCTCAGAGTGACACCGAGTATAGCCCCGGGGGATACAGATTAGATCTGCTGTCTGACAGCCCCGCCATGTAGCCTTTGATCAAGAGACTGGCTTCGTAcaggggtggggcggggggggggaaatggcaAAAACAGTGACAAGCgcgagttgtgtgtgtgtgtgtgtgtgtgtgtgtgtgtgtgtgtgtgtgtgtgtgtgtgtgtgtgtgtgtgtgtgtgtgtgtgtgtgtgtgtgtgtgtgaatttaaatgtgcctgtgtttatgtgtgtgatttTCTGATTGTGTGCATGTAACTGTTGGGAGTGAAATAatgaatgtaataataataataattattattatattcattattgattattgcgataggctatatattattgGTAATTATTCTATTATTAGCCTAATCATAATTTAATATTTGAAATTGGTTCAATACAAAATAGATTCAAATGAGATTACGCTGGTCGTAATGTTATCTTTTTATTGTGTGAccatgtgttttgttttcaaaataaatgcgGGATGAAGAATGACGTGTGACTGCGTTACGACCCGTTGGGGTTTCCGCCTCGCTCGCGCACCCCTCGTCAATCAATCCCCAACGAGGGACGTCACGCGCCACTCCACTATGGCCGATTTAGTTCAAATGACGTTAACGTGCACTTTGTGTGACTTTAAACAACATAAGTTACGGAATGGGACACCCTAATTCTTCCAATCATCGGGCGaagtgtatttgtgcgtgccaagcgtgcgtgtatgtgtgttcgcgTGAATATACACAACGAGAACGAGGGTGTGCGCGCGGCGTGCTCCTACCTGGTTGTTCTTACACAGGTCTGCCCACATGCTCGTGCCGTCGCCGCCGCGCATCAGGACGTGGTAGGTGAAGAAATAAATCCCCGGGATCGAGCAGGTGAACTTCCCGGTCGTGGGGTCGTAGTGGTTCCCCAAATTCGTCACCACGTCGTCAAACTTCAGCACCTCGTATCCCTCGTGCTGCTTTTTAAGACCCGCGTAAAAGGCGATCTTGGGCACGGTGCTGTAGGTGGCGGCGCTGATGGCACCGGCAGCGGTGTTCGGTCCTGCCGGTCCCGGTAGACCGGGCCGTCCCGGTTCTCCCTTATCCCCCGGCGGCCCGGGGTGACCGGGTGGTCCTTGCTCACCCGGGGGACCCCTCGGACCCGTCTTCCCTGGACTCCCTGGTTCCCCCTTCGGACCTTGGATGAACGTGGGTGCGGACTCCGCAAAGCTGTTATCGCGCAGGGTGTCCGCCCTGGCGGTGCTCGTGGGCGAATTGGTGCCGTAAGGGCATACCCATCGGCACGGGCCGAACATCTCAAGGTGCGACGAGGTTCCCGCGGAATTAACCAGAACCGGGATGAGAATGACCAGTAGCAGCACCATgaccacccccagcacccccgcCGCGACCAGCCGCTTCCTACCGACCAGGCGAGTCAGCGCAGGGCGATCCGGCTGTCTGCTTTTGGGTGAAATGTTGCCGGCTGTTGAGGTATCCCTTCAGATGGAAATAAAAGTAGACCAGCTACCAAGCCGAccttagtcggggatgttaatGAACTTTTTAAGGGCAGAACCCCTTACGTTTTGTTTTGGTCCAGatgtctcagtctctccctccaatctctctctctctctctctctctctctctctctctctctctctctctctctctctctctctctctctctctctctctctctccctctctctctctccctctctctctctccctctctctctctctccctctctctctctccctctctctctctctctctctctctctctctctctctctctctctctctctctctctctctctctctctctctctctctctctctctgcgtctcagTTTCTCCACACTACTTTAAGTGCTGATGTTTGATTATTCAACTCTCACTGTGAGAAACTTCAGCCCTTTCTCAGGCTGCCGGGTATTCACTCGTCACTGGCTTCCAAAAGGCACCGGACATCTCTCGCGCGTTGGTCTGCGCTTTAAATCCGGTCCACGTGCGCGAAGAGAGACAGGGCGCGCGAATGTCAAGCAGCAGAACAATCCTCCTTTTGATCCCAATGTAAACCTTGGCACTGTAgctccaaaaacaacaacaataacaacaacaacaaccacccgACTGAACACTGAACCGGAACACGTCCTTCAACACATGGACCTATAAGTCTTGATTAGTTGGCTTAAGGagcaatagaaaaaaaaagctcATATCTGATGACGATCGttgtgggggaaaaaaaaaaaatgcaatggtCTTTGGAGAGAGCACACGGGCATCTGCGATGTGCAACACACTGGTCAGAAAGGCTGAGGCGAAATGAAGGGGAGGGCAAGATAACGGCGCGTCTTATAGAAGATGGAAATCTCGCAGTGCCGGTGACACCACCCACCGGCTTACCGTTAGACACACATGGGGGATGTCTGTCTCAAATCCAATGGTACATCAAACCATTCCACAACGccaatttaaagaaaataagtgAGTGGGTTTTTGGACTGAACAAAACACCCcatcattaaataaataaatagataaaaagtACGGGTGTAACGATTCACCGATATAATCGGTAACCGGTTGGATTAACACAGATGCGACTACATCGTGGGCCCCTGAATAGTTTTTAAATGATCGAGAATTGGTCAATGCACCGATTTAACTTGCGAGTCAGTTGAGTGAAGCTTTAGGATATTTTGACAATAATTCTCAAAAACCTTTttgaccaatcagatcgctcaaAAATAGTCAGATAGTTCCATATTAAAACGTATTGTCCCTGAATGGTATCATAGCGCATGTATCTAAATACATAGTATCGGATCGTCCTATAAAGGAGAGATGCACAATAGATAAAAGGCCAAATTTCACAGCAGCAGTAATTGATGAATCGCTTGAGCTCATAATGTGAGCCAGCCATTCGTCTTGACCGTTCAGGACAGGTGTCCAGGGAATGATCGCGCATAAGATATTGAAATCCAAGTGACCGCACGCCCGGGTTCATTAGGCTTCCAGATGTACACGTATTGAGCGCGTGATGTATCGCGGGTCCCTGAAAATGAGCTATGAAGGTAGCGGGCCGATCATTGAAACGGCACTTCCGTCAATAAAGGAGCCGCAAATGATTAATTGCTGGAGAGGTCTTTAAGGGGAGCCAAAAACAAGTTAAATCTCGTCCCCACGATTAAAAGGAGACGAGACATTCACATTGTGTCTCTGCCCTATCAGGAAAACAAAGTTGCTTAAAGGATACTGAATAGATTTAGTCAAATTGAAGAGTCATCAAGACGCTTCAGAAGGGATGACTTGacacgcatcacacacacacacaagtgcacgtACCCCCGCCACatcgctcactcactctctctcgcgcgcacacacacacatacagacacacacacacacacgcttaggAAACCAGAGCAGGCTTCAACTTACTTTTGGAAAAACTAAATGAAGAATACTTGAagggtgtacacacacacacacacacgcacgcacgcacacacacacacacacacacacacacacacacacacacacacacacacacacacacacatacacacacatccacacacacacacgcacacacacacacgcacgcacgcacgcacgcacgcacgcacgcacgcacgcacgcacacgcacacactcacacacacacacacacacacacacacacacacacacacacacacacacacacacacacacacaaacacaaacacacacctgtatgGCACCTGTCATGATCCATTACAGCAGGGTCTGGGGTTGTGTTAGGACAGGgtctcaccctcccccccccccccccccattaagGTGTCAAGGTGCAGGCCCCTTAAAGACACCGAGAACCGCCCCAACACACATCCCACCCATAAATCAAGCCGGGGAGAAATCAATGGGCTTTGGTTAGCCCAGGACCTACCGCGTCCTTGGAAGGCGTGAGTTGAATCCAAAGAAGAGGCGTGGgcggattaaaaaaaaaaaaaaactgtgatGGGAGAACGTAAACTTATAATTAGAAGAAACACCTAACAAGGAAAACAAGACTAAATTCACCTGAAGTGAACCTTGGTTGGAGACAATCACTTGGCGgacattttttgttgttggatTGTTTTTGATTCAGTTTTCAATGTTTgcgttgttgtggttgttgtggttgttgttgtggttgttgttgttgttgttgttggtgagcAGCTTAAGTAAACAGGGCTGGTTGGAAAAAGGTCACGACTACACGCCCACTCTGGGTAATGACAGATTCCCACCAGCAGGGGCTTCATTTATCAGCCGGAGCTTAGCTTTTTTAATAGACCCCGACTGAATTGCGATAGAGTCTGGGTCAGATTGCCATTACTCTGGATCTCCTTGGTGATGAATCGTCCACTATGGGATTAGGTTGGAAATAGGGCTTTGCTTCTTTCTTTGTCTATTCCTTCCCAACTTTTAGGAGCAGTTTGTGAGGAACATCATGATGGGCCCCGTTTTAGGCTTATAAAAGATGCTTAAGAAGAACAGGAACACCATGACCTCTTGCCTGATTCAAAAAAACAAATGCCATTTTTAATTATATAAGGCACTTTAAAAGGTGTAAATTGCTAGATTGGGCCGAATTAGTCCAACAACCTCCAAACCAATAGGGGTCAGCATATCGCCAGACAGTTGTGGTGCACATGCCTTTAGTATGCTGAACATCTGAACCGCATATCAACAAACTAGCTTACGTGTAGACAACATATTTTCACTAGTAACTTAGGTAGACAGGTTAGAGGGCTACGGTGTAGTTCTGAAGTGAATCAGTTAGTGCGTAGGTGCTCTTTGTTACACAAAAACATAGTTTCTAAAAAGATAAGCTGACCAAGGCGCTCTTCTTGAAGTTAAAAAAAGCTCTAATAAATAGGATAATTCATCCGCTCTTGCTGGAGACCGGACGCTGCAGGGAAGGGGATCTCTGGTGTACAAAGTGGTATTACGAGACGTTAAGGCCGCTGCTAGCCAGGCCAAATGTCTTACTTTATTAAATACCTCAGCAACTCAAGACACACAACGTCAAAAGAGTTATTTCTTCACATTCTGTTGATAACTGTAAGAAGGTCCAGACTGTTGCGTTTTCTTTATAGTCACACTTTGCAATCATATAATATGCATAGCctacacacactagcacaacTGTGCCAGAAATGTATATTGGCAAGAAGACCCGCTTGTGGTGTTTGTAAACCAAACAAGCAATTGACGCATGAGATAGTATACTCCAATATCAGATATATTGCCGCCCTAGCTTTAAAATCAGTCATTGATCAAACTCAAATGTAGGCTATTTATTGAGTATTAACTGCCAAATTGTACACCACAATTAAGCCTTACAAAACATTCAagacataggcctacttaacATTGCTGGAATATTTGATGTTGAACGCAATCGTGGACACTACAGTCGTTATAATTTAACATCTAATCGAGAATAAGATAAAGGGGGATTGGTTTTCAGATGTTCATGACAACATAAAAATGCCACATTAAACATTCTTTCTTGACAGAGTTTACAATGTGGTCTTCATCCTATCAtatataataattcattgaatttatttagcgcttttctagacactcaaagacgcctacagtgaaggggggggggggggggggggggggggacctcactaaccaccaccagtatgtagcacccatttgggtgatgcacggcagccaatcggcgccagaacgctcaccacacaccagcttgaggtggagagtgagggatgaggtggagagagtgaTATATGTGATATATAGCCATTGAACTGAATGTGAAATCCGGGGGTCAGATTCAGTGGGCTGGCAAGACAAGCGGGATGGAGCTTATATCGCTCTTTGTTTGCCTATGTCCCGTTAGAGGAGATCCACATTTCAATAAGGCCACCTGGTTCGTAAATTGTATAATAAATTGTCTAGTGTTTGACTCGCAGCTGAAAGACACTGGGTGTCTTTTTCCCATAACGTCTATCTGGAGGCATCTCTGACCaggacccctaacccctacctgctcatgaaTGACCTGTATCTTAATTCAGTAATCTAAATATAGTAGTATAAATAATGCATGTGGAGGGCTGTTGGCTGGCCAAGCTGCACATTGCGGTTGACAACAGGAGATGGTCCTTAGGATCATAATGACTGTAACTATTATTATAACCGTGAATGAGGAAGTGGGTAACGAGGCATTAGTCGATATCTGCATTTACTGTTGTTTGTTTACCCCTGTCATGCAAATGAGTGTCTGTATAAGGTTGGGTAAAGGTTAAATATGGATTATCCATTTCAGGTGCAGCAATACGCAATTCCCCATCCACTTGTGGATGCTGTTCTGAAGggtaagcattttaactgaATATATGCCGgtgaaccaccaccaccttcctaGCAAATGGCCATGCGTCAGTTCCCGTGCATGCGTCATATTTGCATATATCCGCTGGGAAATGCAGGGCCTGCCGCTGCTAGCAGAGCATTAAATGGGGAATACATTATGCAAATACAATGAGTGGCGCAATTAAATTACACCtcgaaaatatatttttgcattGTACGTATAGGATGACCAATGATACAAAAATGGCCGCAACAAGTTGCACCCTAAAACGATGTACAGTCTTGCAGGACCTCATGAACTGCGGGAGTTGGAATATGTTTGTAGGAGCTGGGTGCGTGCGGAACAACTGTGACGTTATTCATGATGGCCAGCGCATACACTGACCCTGATATGAAACGTTGATGCTATTTCCGCAGCTGTTCTTTGTATGATTTTCAAtgtgtgtcgtccccccccccccccaccccccctcattaGTCTCTGACCCTGGTGTGTGATACAGTATGTAAAACTGTTGACCGCTTACAGTCGAAATTGAAGGCTAGGTTGTGAAGAGGAGGCCGGGGGGTATGTAtaatgctgatgatgatgacgaggtTGGTGGTGAcgtgagaaagagaaagttggACTGAAATGTGTGGAGAGGAGAGTGTGAgagcagcatgtgtgtgttactgtgtgtgtgtgtgtgtgtgtatgtgtgtgtgtgtgtggacaggagTCCCGTGGTGAGTATGCGCTGCTCCGATGGCCAAACAGATGTGCCTGCTGCGCCCGTGACTGTGTGCGGTATGTGAATAGGCAGGCAgggtggatacacacacacacacacacacacacacacacacacacacacacacacacacacacacacacacacacacacacagacacacagagacactctcatgctctctctcacacacacacacacacacacacacacacacacacacacacacacacacacacacacacacacacacacacttgaaagcAGTAGCAAACATGCACAAAGGGTTCTGTACTAATATACTTTGTtttgaaatattttttcttcGCTTACTTTGTTTCCTCTTACACCCCTTACCCCCacccaaagacacacgcacatgcacgcacacagcactcacacacatacacacaccagccaACCAGTCAAGGCTTGTTTGGAGCAGCACAGGAAACAATGCTGAAAGGAtgacagtgagagtgagacaccGACGTGTGAGAAGTGATTTTTTATGTAGACTGTAACAAACATCCTGTGTTTACCGGAAGAGTTGTTCCAAGAGTACATATATATGTCTAAGACGTCTCCAATCTGGTCTTTAGGTTTCATTCAGGAATAGCATTATAAGCATGTCTTGTACCGGACATCTGCCCCTAAGCTGGTTGTATATGCTGCTATAAAGGCCTGTTATGCATCTCGTTCAGGGCGATTCATTCCAATTTCTGTTTTAGATATTTTATGGAAGTTTAAGGTAAAATCTATTCAACCACGTTAACAATAGTGAGTTGAATTTTATATTGGActatgcatttgtatgtgtatatgaaTGTGTTAATAATAATTTCTTAAATGATGCTGCAATATTGATGCATTAGAGTTGAGTTGGaaataaatattgaattgtTGAAAATGATGATTGTGGGAATAATGTCCAGCAGAATAAGGCCAAACAACATTACGCAAATGATAATgctttattcaaaataattgatACACAGAGCAAATGGTACATGTAACAGTGTATCGTGGCACCAGAGAAAAGCATGATACAAATTAATACAAAAGAATTGCAGTGATTACATTTGTTCATTTTGCAAAAAGCTGTCATGTGACGTCCTGCGCATTTCAACTTCTTTTGTATTCGGTATTAATACAGAAGATTGGAGTGATTACAATTGTTCATTTTGCAACAAGTTGTGAGGTGACGGACGGTAAGGTGAGTGCCTCaattctttcttcttcttcttctgtgtgcTCTTTAAAAATAACTTGTTCCCGTGAATCGGGGCTAATATTGGGTTCCGGGTTTGTCCCAGATAGGAGGAAAAACACTCAGAGCCAACGGAAAAGAGAAATAGAACAATTGAAATCAGTCTTTCTTACAGGAGCACGCCACATGCCTACGCTCGTGCGcctacacaaatacacacgcacacgcacacacatgcacacacacacacacactcacacacacacacacacacacacacacacacacacacacacagtgaaatgAACACTATAAAAGGAGCCGTAATGGAGTCCAGTTGGAGAAATTGAGGAGCTACAAGTGGGTATTGTACTTTAAGGATGTAGTCATTAACTCAGTCTTTTTCAATCGCAAGGGTGACGTGTATAAAAATAATATCTAAGCATCATTGTCAATGTCCTATTGTTCAGATTTACTAAACGTGGAGAAGCCACGATGTCTGACGGAAGGCAAAGACAGTAGAAAGAAATTCAGAGAGAGGCAATTGAACAGCAGGCAATTACAAACAAAGCAACTTAACTAAAAAGGCActaggtttgtgtgtatgtgtatttgtatatatgcgtgtgtgactgcgtgtgagTGAACCAGAGAGATTCTTCTTCCCTTGTGGTCGTGACCCAACAGTTTTAGGGGTAGCTAACGACCTCTCTATCTCATGCCTTAAACATagctaggacacacacacaaacacgtgtgtgtgtgtcatagctGAGACCCACGTGTGTGAGGGTCTGGTGGTCCCCCCGGGTTGTTTGAGCCCTCTTTCTGACAGGGGCCCCGGGGTTGATCAGccgctggtggggccccatgGCAGCTTGTTCCCAGCCAGACCTGAGTCAGTGGGGGCTCCGCAGGTCACAGTAAGGGCCCGGATTACGAAAAGGACAACAAAGTCAAGTGTCTGGCTGTCACACGAGAAAAAGGCGAGTTCTCTGCAACCGTCATGAAGTGGAATTAAGATTTGGTTGTTTGCTTGATATGAAGTGTAGTTTCAACCTAGCCAAAAGGCAGATAggctaaggcccaatcccatttctaccccttaccccttccccttacacctcccccttgttttgaaggtgtaaggggaaggggtaaggggaaggtgtaaggcccaatcccatttctaccccttaccccttcaaaacaagggagagggataaggggtagaaatgggattgggccttagattGGCTTGCCCCTATGTCTGGTCACATCTCCTTGTGTATGTGCGACCGAAAGTAAAATTAAACAATGCGAAGGAATAGAGCCTGCCGTACAGGAGATGCATGGTTAAAGAgttgaagaagaaagaagaaatggGAATTTGTGTTTTAAAATCTGAAATCATCATTTAATCAGTACAAAACAGCTGCAGAATGGCAGAGATCAGAGACTGGTCCTTGGACCCCACGCACAGCCGGAGTACGACGACTCGAGGAGGCACTGCTGCGACAAGGACTTCAGAAATACAAGGCAGTATAAAATGAACGATAAATAAGGACGCCAAAAAGAAAAGATAAACAGGGAAAATTCTAATGAAAAGGGATGTTAAAAGGCACATGCAGTGAGAGCAGGTttagcctctcctcctcctcttccatccctctctcatcACTTGTTCTTGGCGGCCAGCGGCTTGCGGCTGATCTTCTTGCTCTTGTCCGTGTTCTTCTTGGGGGGCTCCGGGTTGGCCTGCAGGTTCCGACCGTACAGGCtggggaggacagagagagagagagagacggagggatagGATAAGCATACGATTATAGATTATAGAAGGGGAGAAaaaggggtgggagagagagagagagagagagagagagagagagagagagagagagagagagagagagagagagagagagagacttagcaAATTGACTTTTGCTATCAAAGCCCCTTCCGCGGAAAAAAGGGGGATACAACATTACCAAAAAGCAAatctatgtatatgtttgaAAGAGTGTTTTTATGAGCAAGaagctcccctccccctctcttctacCCAGCTGAGGGCCAGAGagaagcaaaaaaacaaaatcaaggATGCACACAAAGAGACAATTATTTCTAAACTGAGCCATTccagagaggaagagcagagcaggagaggaagtgtgtgtgtgtctgtatgtgtgcatgcgctgcgggtgcgtgtgcgtgtgtgtgtgtggaaagagcaagtgagcgagatagagaaagagagagagggggttaacacagagacagaagcaCAAGGAACGGCCCTTTCCACTTCACCgagctcttctctctctctctctctctctctctctctctctctctctctctctctctgtgagccAAAGCCACCCAAGGGGGGGGTAGTGACAGAGATAGAATGAGAAAAGaaaagggtggtggtggtgatggtggtgatggtggtgatggtggtgggggttgtccGCCCGGGTACTGCAGTGGTAACTGACACTAATAGGGCGATCACAGTGAATGTTGACTAAGCGCCTGATCATTACCGAGCCCGACGCCAACCCCACGCACCTGACCGCACatcagagtctgtgtgtgtgtgtgtgtgtgtgtgtgtgtgtgtgtgtgtgtgtgtgtgtgtgtgtgtgtgtgtgtgtgtgtgtgtgtgtgtgtgtgtacagattaTCTTTTTGTGGCCAGGGCCATACCGAAAAAAAACAAGTGGGTCATTGACGTccgttttttatttcaaatggaAATGAAAGAGGATGAATACATAAAGACAAATGAACCCTGCCCTTTGATAACATGAGGTCGGATTGCAGAGCAGCTAAATGTCAAGAGTTCCTGCGCTTGATTTGAGGGAGCCTTCAATATTTACTAAAGGCACGTACAggacgcatgcatgcacatataaAACCGATACACACAAACTAGTACCTGTACAAATATGCACAAGTGCACGGCAACCCCTAGCTAAACTAAAATAAATCGTATTAGTTTGTGCTTGATATGAAGATGTGGGGATGGGTTGAGAGAACATTTGTAAGGTTTGAGCTAAATGCTTCAAAGTTTAAATGTATAACTTCGGTGTTTAGGTCAAACCTTATATGATgggtgtcattttttttttttttttttattattagacCACAATAATTTTCGAATGAGAAACACAAATAGTTCATTCTGGATAGGCTGGAAAGCCCCGGGACGAGCATAGGCAGCTCATCTTTGATCCTGAAACAAACATCTATAGGAGTCCATGGTGAAGACTGATTCCACTCGAACAGGAAGTGTACATCTCttacacacaggcaggcagacctAAACCCGGTGGTTTCACCCCTGGTAACAGAACGGAGCAGTAGATGGAGCGGGAAGGGGGCCTGTCCTCCGATGGTTCCCCTGCAGTAGGTCGCCCCTCTTGGGGAATGGGAAAAGGCCAACTCCTCCCCATTCCAATACCCTTCTCTAAATACCACAAATAACCAAACTCTGAGAAATAAGAGAAAAGGATACAATATGCTGTACTTGTGTacatgcgcgcgcacgcacgcacgcacacacacgcatgcacgcacatgcaaacacacacacacacacacactttatattaTTTCCCCTGCAGAGCTTGTCCAGTCAGCCGTACAGTCACGCTCCCAGAGGATAAAGCCAACTCTGAAACTCGGTGGAACCCTAAAACACCCCGTCAATACGGGCTGTACTAATACTAGTCAAAGTAGTGGTAGTAATTGGGCTAAGGGGGCCCCATAGAGAGGACAATTATGTAAAGC
Proteins encoded in this region:
- the c1ql3a gene encoding complement C1q-like protein 3, whose protein sequence is MVLLLVILIPVLVNSAGTSSHLEMFGPCRWVCPYGTNSPTSTARADTLRDNSFAESAPTFIQGPKGEPGSPGKTGPRGPPGEQGPPGHPGPPGDKGEPGRPGLPGPAGPNTAAGAISAATYSTVPKIAFYAGLKKQHEGYEVLKFDDVVTNLGNHYDPTTGKFTCSIPGIYFFTYHVLMRGGDGTSMWADLCKNNQVRASAIAQDADQNYDYASNSVVLHLEPGDEVYIKLDGGKAHGGNNNKYSTFSGFILYAD